A DNA window from Pyrus communis chromosome 3, drPyrComm1.1, whole genome shotgun sequence contains the following coding sequences:
- the LOC137729810 gene encoding beta-mannosyltransferase 1 — protein MSLRIKVVVDKFVQELKEALDADIQDRIMKEREMQSYIEEREREVAEREAAWKAELSRREAEIARQEARLKIEKENLEKEKSVLMGTASNQDNQDGALEITVSGEKYRCLRFAKAKK, from the exons ATGTCTCTGAGAATCAAAGTGGTGGTGGACAAGTTCGTCCAGGAGCTCAAGGAAGCTCTGGATGCCGATATCCAAGACAGAATCATGAAGGAGCGGGAGATGCAGAGCTACATCGAAGAGCGGGAACGCGAGGTCGCCGAGCGCGAAGCTGCTTGGAAGGCCGAGCTCTCTCGCCGCGAG GCAGAGATTGCTAGACAAGAAGCACGGctgaaaatagagaaagaaaaccTTGAGAAAGAGAAGAGCGTTCTTATGGGAACCGCTTCGAATCAAGATAACCAAGATGGAGCACTTGAAATCACTGTCAGTGGTGAAAAGTATCGGTGTCTCAGGTTTGCAAAGGCAAAGAAATGA